In Candidatus Poribacteria bacterium, one DNA window encodes the following:
- a CDS encoding restriction endonuclease subunit S has product MRIGDLFEAKAGGDYDPSNCSDVRDNRYPYPIYANGLTQQGLYGFSNYAEELSGSITVTGRGTLGQAFYRDTPFVAIGRLIVLKPKTSIDARFFCEYINYGIEFAVESTGVPQLTAPQISNYLIPVPPKPEQHAIAEVLSDVDGLLNALDTLIAKKLAIKQATMQQLLTDKTRLPGFSGVWETKRLVDVSDIDPENFSSNTIPDYQFNYISLEQVDSGKLLGYSEEIFRTAPSRARRILRNGDVLMSTVRSNLMAHLFFQEQIPNAVCSTGFAVLRAKHNLSDPYFLFSQLFSKSVNDQITKILAGSNYPAINSRDVKLIEIPCPPQVSEQRAITSILSDMDAEIAALEQRRDKTRAIKQGMMQQLLTGKGRLLKSE; this is encoded by the coding sequence ATGCGAATCGGCGATTTATTTGAAGCAAAAGCTGGAGGGGATTATGATCCATCCAACTGCAGCGATGTTCGAGATAATCGTTATCCATATCCCATTTATGCAAATGGTTTGACTCAACAAGGTCTTTATGGTTTCAGCAATTATGCAGAAGAACTATCAGGATCAATCACTGTCACTGGAAGAGGTACTTTGGGACAAGCCTTCTATAGAGATACGCCATTCGTGGCAATTGGTAGGCTTATAGTCTTGAAACCAAAAACTTCAATTGACGCGCGATTTTTTTGCGAGTACATCAATTACGGAATCGAGTTCGCTGTTGAAAGCACTGGGGTTCCTCAGTTAACGGCTCCGCAGATTTCTAATTACCTTATACCTGTTCCACCGAAACCTGAACAACATGCCATTGCCGAGGTATTGTCGGATGTGGATGGGTTGCTCAACGCCTTAGACACACTGATCGCAAAGAAGTTGGCGATTAAGCAAGCCACCATGCAGCAACTTCTGACGGATAAGACGCGACTGCCGGGGTTTAGCGGGGTGTGGGAGACGAAACGTTTGGTGGATGTTTCGGACATTGATCCTGAGAACTTTTCAAGCAATACGATTCCAGACTACCAGTTTAACTACATTTCGCTTGAGCAAGTCGATTCTGGAAAACTACTTGGTTACTCCGAAGAGATCTTTCGGACAGCCCCTTCAAGAGCGAGGCGTATACTTCGGAATGGGGACGTGCTCATGTCAACAGTCAGATCGAATCTTATGGCACATCTCTTTTTTCAGGAACAAATACCAAATGCCGTTTGTTCTACAGGTTTTGCTGTTCTTCGTGCCAAACACAACCTATCCGATCCTTATTTTCTATTTTCCCAATTGTTTAGCAAGAGTGTAAACGATCAGATTACAAAAATTCTTGCTGGTTCAAACTACCCAGCTATTAACAGCCGAGACGTGAAATTAATTGAAATTCCTTGTCCTCCTCAGGTATCCGAGCAACGCGCTATTACTTCTATCCTTTCAGATATGGATGCCGAGATTGCCGCATTGGAACAGCGTCGGGACAAAACACGTGCCATCAAGCAGGGGATGATGC